From Bacillus sp. Bos-x628, the proteins below share one genomic window:
- a CDS encoding DedA family protein has translation MISLADAFKNLSYFGIFLALCIEFVPAEVVLPLAGYWVSEGDMALIGVVAAGSLGGVVGPLTLYWLGRYGGRPFLNKYGKYFFVKPESLDKSDAFFEKHGGFVAFSGRFIPGVRTLISIPCGIAKMNVWVFCLYTFLAITPITFVYVYLGVMLGENWKEVGAVLDQYLLPIGLGVILLFAIYICLKRRKKEEKPTV, from the coding sequence ATGATTTCTTTGGCAGATGCTTTTAAGAATTTGTCTTATTTCGGCATCTTTCTAGCATTATGCATTGAATTTGTTCCTGCTGAAGTGGTTTTGCCTCTAGCAGGATACTGGGTATCAGAAGGGGATATGGCTTTAATCGGCGTTGTGGCTGCCGGTTCATTAGGCGGTGTCGTTGGTCCTTTGACCTTGTATTGGTTAGGGCGTTATGGAGGTAGACCATTTTTAAATAAATATGGGAAATATTTTTTTGTGAAACCTGAGTCGCTTGATAAATCTGATGCTTTTTTTGAAAAGCATGGCGGTTTCGTCGCATTTAGCGGTCGATTTATTCCGGGAGTGAGAACCCTTATTTCCATCCCATGCGGTATTGCGAAGATGAATGTGTGGGTATTTTGCTTGTATACATTTTTGGCCATTACGCCAATTACTTTCGTGTATGTGTATCTAGGTGTGATGCTTGGTGAGAATTGGAAAGAGGTGGGAGCGGTTTTAGATCAATACCTGTTGCCTATTGGGTTAGGTGTGATTCTACTCTTCGCTATATATATATGTCTGAAACGAAGAAAAAAAGAAGAAAAACCAACCGTCTGA